One Acidobacteriota bacterium genomic window carries:
- the selB gene encoding selenocysteine-specific translation elongation factor, translating to MHPFAKSIVLGTAGHIDHGKTALLKSLTGVDADRLKEEKERGITIDIGFAPWADPPYRIGFIDVPGHERFIKNMLAGAGGIAGVLLVVAADEGVMPQTREHFEIIRLLGITDGVIALTKCDLVAEEYQELAEDDVRRLVRGSFLETAPVIRTSAVTGLGLAELRAALHGLADRIAEPSVGGTPRLFIDRVFVIRGFGTVVTGTVLSGVFRRNDRVAILPDGREAKVRHLEVYEQEVEEARAGERAALNLAGLEPADLRRGQAVTAPDRFTPTQIFYARFHLLESFGRAIKAVVPVHVYHGSAELLGRLQLLDRPHLEPGASALVQVRLESP from the coding sequence ATGCATCCGTTCGCCAAAAGCATCGTTCTCGGAACGGCCGGCCACATCGATCACGGCAAGACCGCGCTGCTCAAGAGCCTCACCGGCGTGGACGCCGACCGGCTCAAGGAGGAGAAGGAGCGGGGGATCACCATCGACATCGGCTTCGCCCCATGGGCGGATCCGCCGTACCGCATCGGCTTCATCGACGTGCCCGGCCATGAAAGGTTCATCAAGAACATGCTGGCGGGCGCCGGCGGCATCGCCGGCGTCCTGCTGGTGGTCGCGGCCGACGAGGGCGTCATGCCCCAGACCCGCGAGCACTTTGAGATCATCCGCCTGCTCGGAATCACCGACGGGGTGATCGCCCTGACCAAGTGCGATCTCGTGGCGGAGGAGTACCAGGAGCTGGCGGAAGATGATGTCCGCCGCCTGGTCCGCGGCTCGTTCCTGGAGACGGCGCCGGTGATCCGGACCAGCGCCGTGACGGGACTGGGGCTGGCGGAGCTCCGGGCGGCGCTGCACGGGCTGGCCGACCGCATCGCCGAGCCGTCCGTCGGCGGCACTCCGCGCCTCTTCATCGACCGGGTGTTCGTCATTCGGGGTTTCGGCACCGTGGTCACCGGGACGGTGCTGTCGGGCGTGTTCCGCCGCAACGACCGCGTGGCGATCCTGCCGGACGGGCGGGAGGCGAAGGTCCGCCACCTCGAGGTCTATGAGCAGGAGGTGGAGGAGGCGCGGGCGGGCGAGCGGGCCGCACTGAACCTGGCCGGACTGGAGCCGGCCGACCTGCGCCGGGGGCAGGCCGTGACAGCGCCCGACCGCTTCACACCCACCCAGATTTTCTATGCCCGCTTCCACCTGTTGGAGTCGTTCGGCCGCGCAATCAAGGCCGTGGTGCCGGTGCACGTCTATCACGGCAGCGCCGAGCTGCTGGGACGGCTGCAGCTGCTGGACCGGCCGCACCTGGAGCCGGGTGCGAGCGCCCTCGTCCAGGTTCGGCTCGAGTCGCCG